Proteins encoded in a region of the Paenibacillus sp. E222 genome:
- a CDS encoding carbohydrate ABC transporter permease — protein sequence MAVSGTDRMVVVPKENYRMQRVRNKTSDLLYSIFRYALIIGISFIILYPLFLKISVAFKGKQDIYNPTIYMIPQHFTLDNIKLAAQVMDYLPLLANTLLFVTITTLLTAISCALAGYGFARFSFPGSNVLFVLVILTILVPTSTLMVPMYLHFRNFDILGMVHMFTGREGINLLNTYWPSMITAATAGGLKAGLFIYIFRQFFKGMPKEIEEAALIDGAGGFRTFARIMLPNAISPLITVILFSFVWQYNDTFYSSLFMSESPLISLKVASLPAQANQLIPQLMGFGSNSGMKADPNYVAMIVDTGILLAIAPLIILYLFVQRYFVESIERSGVVG from the coding sequence ATGGCTGTGTCGGGAACGGATCGCATGGTGGTGGTTCCGAAAGAAAACTACCGCATGCAGAGGGTGCGAAACAAGACATCGGACCTCCTGTATTCCATCTTCAGATATGCATTGATTATTGGTATTTCATTTATTATTTTGTATCCATTGTTTCTTAAAATCTCGGTTGCGTTCAAGGGCAAACAGGATATCTATAATCCGACCATCTATATGATTCCCCAGCATTTTACGCTGGATAATATCAAGCTTGCGGCGCAGGTGATGGATTATTTGCCTTTGCTGGCGAATACGTTGTTGTTCGTCACGATTACAACGCTGCTCACAGCGATATCCTGTGCATTAGCCGGGTACGGCTTCGCCCGCTTTTCTTTTCCCGGCAGCAATGTGCTGTTTGTATTAGTCATCCTCACTATTCTGGTGCCAACAAGCACCCTGATGGTGCCGATGTATCTGCATTTCCGCAACTTTGACATCCTCGGAATGGTTCATATGTTCACGGGACGAGAGGGGATCAACCTGCTGAATACATACTGGCCGTCCATGATTACTGCGGCTACGGCAGGTGGGCTGAAGGCAGGGCTGTTCATTTATATTTTCCGCCAGTTCTTCAAGGGCATGCCCAAGGAAATTGAAGAAGCTGCACTGATTGATGGAGCAGGAGGATTTCGGACATTTGCTCGCATCATGCTGCCGAATGCCATTTCACCGCTCATCACAGTCATTCTGTTTTCGTTTGTCTGGCAGTACAACGATACGTTCTATTCTTCGCTATTTATGAGTGAAAGCCCGCTTATCTCGCTGAAGGTGGCTTCATTGCCTGCCCAGGCGAACCAGTTAATTCCCCAATTGATGGGTTTTGGCTCGAACTCGGGCATGAAGGCAGACCCCAATTATGTTGCCATGATCGTGGATACAGGCATTCTGCTGGCGATTGCACCGCTCATTATTTTGTATTTGTTTGTACAGCGCTATTTCGTGGAAAGTATTGAACGCTCAGGTGTAGTTGGTTAA
- a CDS encoding carbohydrate ABC transporter permease has protein sequence MRTLRLSLKSRRALLGLAFISPWLIGFIFLFATPLLQSIRFSLSNLSVAPGGYVLDFVGLKNFKDAILVDATFNRILVDSVGAMLLNVPMILFFSLFTATLLNQKFKGRTMARAIFFLPVILASSAVAAAESAGLINLMGDISAVDSSAEGGASFNVLSIVRMLNDVGLPMAYVDYIVEAIMRIYDIVSSSGVQILIFLAALQSVPGSMYEVAKIEGATAYESFWKITFPMVSPLILTNVIYTIIDSFAGSPVTEAIYQTAFKTQNFGLSSAMSWLYTLVIGLVLVVVGWVLSRRVHYN, from the coding sequence ATGAGAACCCTTCGTTTATCATTGAAATCACGGAGAGCACTGCTTGGACTTGCATTTATTTCGCCATGGCTGATTGGTTTCATCTTCTTGTTCGCTACGCCGCTGCTGCAATCGATCCGGTTCAGTTTGAGCAATCTGTCGGTTGCCCCGGGAGGATATGTACTGGATTTTGTCGGGCTGAAAAATTTCAAGGATGCCATCCTGGTCGATGCAACATTCAACCGGATCTTGGTGGATTCGGTCGGAGCGATGCTGCTGAATGTGCCGATGATTCTATTCTTCAGTTTATTTACGGCCACATTGCTTAACCAGAAATTCAAAGGGAGAACGATGGCGCGTGCGATTTTCTTCCTGCCGGTCATTCTGGCCTCCAGTGCGGTGGCGGCGGCCGAGTCCGCAGGTCTGATCAATCTGATGGGAGACATCAGTGCAGTGGATTCGTCGGCAGAGGGGGGAGCATCGTTTAACGTCCTTTCAATCGTGCGAATGCTGAATGATGTGGGGTTGCCCATGGCATATGTCGATTACATCGTGGAAGCCATTATGCGCATCTACGATATTGTCAGCAGCTCTGGCGTACAGATTCTGATCTTCCTCGCTGCGCTGCAATCGGTACCCGGCTCCATGTACGAAGTGGCCAAAATTGAAGGAGCGACGGCCTATGAATCCTTCTGGAAAATTACGTTTCCGATGGTGAGTCCATTAATCCTGACAAATGTCATCTATACGATTATTGATTCTTTTGCAGGCAGCCCGGTGACGGAGGCCATCTACCAGACGGCGTTCAAAACCCAGAACTTCGGCCTGAGCTCAGCCATGTCCTGGCTGTACACGCTGGTCATCGGCCTGGTATTGGTTGTTGTTGGATGGGTACTGTCACGACGGGTTCATTACAACTGA
- a CDS encoding DUF5696 domain-containing protein: MNKRQRVYTVLASGAAVILIAAGLLYINNRGVPAVEATAYLEATTEAISTETKTLQILTDASEGVPGMRLVVEDQGLALYYNEETTEIAVRDKASGQIWYSNPNERNQDGLASAYEKEVLSSQLNVSFRDAIGTLENFPNFSSSISNKQFAAANVDQGIRVTYTLGDTSLGIDALPKLISKQRLEEKVLSKLDATVARYTSARYYPTKNNPDVLERLDGQISKQLVLNKMLDAFEAAGYTADDLAFDNEENGVEGGGASDKPSFVIPVEYRLDQGSLVVTVPLSQVKESGQYRIRNIDLLAYFGAADTKGEGYMFVPDGSGSLIHLNNGKVKEEQYVQRVYGADPNDNSLSRPQVSESVHMPVFGLKNGEHAWFAVIEKGDGMASISADIGGRQNSYNHVYGTFSLRGEDELEMYTSQKMQEIQLLSEEPFRGDIQVRYHFLNGKDASYSGMARLYQQQLVGQNVLKPLEDESAIPFYVDVLGAVDKKASFLGVPYRTTLAMTTYEQAAEMASKLQQEGVNRVQMRYQGWFGGGFSHHTPTQVKLDSEVGSRSELHDLSEQLKQSGGALFPDVAFQRIYHDDWNFAPSSDAARFVTKEMAELYPYNPALNRMDQSKDSYYLLSAAKLPYVVSGFAEKINKLELSALSLRDLGQVLSSDYRDRRVIHRETAKNIVKEQLGKLQQEYPNMMLSSANAYAWGYTQHIVNTPSGSSRFNITDEEVPFYEMVIHGYMDYAAPAMNTSGDQDLRKQLLRSLELGSAPQFQWTYEPSSKLKLTNYDSAYATEFAYWVDEAAALYKEANEVLGPLRNQPITEHERVQDGVVRVTYSGGATILVNYTADPVTIDGITVGGVDYAVEGVNR, encoded by the coding sequence GTGAACAAAAGGCAACGAGTATATACGGTGCTGGCCAGTGGTGCTGCTGTGATCCTGATCGCGGCTGGACTGCTGTATATCAATAACAGGGGAGTACCTGCTGTGGAAGCAACGGCTTATCTTGAAGCAACAACAGAGGCCATATCAACCGAGACGAAGACATTGCAAATCCTCACCGATGCTTCAGAGGGTGTGCCGGGTATGCGACTGGTCGTCGAAGACCAGGGACTGGCGCTGTATTACAACGAAGAAACGACGGAAATTGCCGTTCGTGATAAAGCGAGTGGACAGATCTGGTACAGCAATCCGAACGAACGTAATCAGGATGGCTTGGCTTCCGCTTATGAAAAGGAAGTGCTATCCTCCCAGCTGAACGTGTCATTCCGGGATGCGATCGGTACGCTGGAGAACTTTCCGAACTTTAGCTCCAGTATCAGCAACAAACAGTTCGCAGCTGCCAATGTGGATCAGGGCATTCGTGTTACATACACGCTTGGGGATACCTCGCTTGGCATTGATGCTCTGCCCAAACTGATCAGCAAACAGCGTCTGGAGGAGAAGGTTCTTTCGAAACTGGATGCCACAGTGGCAAGATATACATCGGCTCGTTATTATCCAACCAAGAACAATCCGGATGTGCTGGAACGCTTGGATGGACAGATATCAAAGCAGCTTGTGCTAAACAAGATGCTGGATGCCTTTGAGGCGGCGGGGTACACCGCTGACGATCTTGCTTTTGACAATGAGGAGAATGGAGTCGAAGGCGGGGGCGCATCGGATAAACCAAGCTTTGTCATTCCGGTGGAATATCGGCTGGATCAAGGTTCGCTGGTTGTAACCGTGCCGCTAAGTCAGGTGAAAGAGAGCGGTCAATACCGTATTCGCAATATCGATCTGCTCGCTTACTTTGGTGCCGCGGATACGAAAGGTGAAGGTTATATGTTTGTACCTGACGGTTCAGGCAGTCTGATCCATCTGAATAACGGAAAGGTCAAAGAGGAGCAGTACGTACAGCGTGTGTACGGTGCAGATCCGAATGACAATTCACTCAGTCGCCCGCAGGTCAGTGAATCTGTCCATATGCCTGTCTTTGGATTGAAGAACGGTGAGCATGCCTGGTTTGCTGTGATTGAAAAAGGGGATGGCATGGCCAGTATCTCTGCGGATATTGGAGGCAGGCAAAATAGCTACAACCACGTCTACGGCACGTTCTCCCTGCGGGGTGAGGATGAGCTGGAGATGTATACCTCGCAAAAGATGCAGGAGATTCAGCTATTAAGCGAGGAACCATTCCGCGGGGATATTCAGGTGCGATACCATTTCCTTAATGGTAAGGATGCCAGCTATTCCGGGATGGCCCGTTTGTATCAGCAGCAATTGGTGGGGCAGAATGTACTGAAACCGCTGGAGGACGAATCAGCCATACCTTTTTACGTGGATGTGTTAGGTGCAGTGGACAAAAAAGCTTCATTCCTGGGTGTACCATATCGGACCACATTGGCTATGACGACATATGAACAAGCGGCTGAGATGGCCTCCAAGTTACAGCAGGAAGGTGTGAACCGCGTGCAGATGCGGTATCAGGGATGGTTTGGCGGAGGTTTCAGCCACCATACACCGACCCAGGTCAAGCTGGACAGTGAAGTGGGCAGTCGTTCCGAGTTGCATGATCTGTCTGAACAATTGAAGCAGTCTGGCGGAGCGTTATTTCCTGATGTGGCGTTTCAGCGTATTTATCACGACGATTGGAACTTTGCCCCATCCTCCGATGCAGCGCGATTTGTCACCAAGGAGATGGCTGAACTGTATCCATACAATCCTGCCCTCAACCGGATGGATCAGAGCAAAGACAGTTATTATCTGTTGTCGGCCGCCAAGCTGCCGTATGTCGTGAGCGGGTTTGCCGAGAAAATCAATAAACTGGAACTCAGCGCATTATCGCTGCGTGATCTCGGGCAGGTATTGAGCTCGGATTATCGGGATCGTCGTGTCATCCACAGAGAAACTGCGAAGAACATCGTGAAGGAGCAACTGGGCAAGCTGCAGCAGGAATATCCGAACATGATGTTGTCATCCGCTAATGCTTATGCGTGGGGATATACGCAGCATATTGTTAATACTCCCTCAGGCTCCAGCCGGTTCAACATTACCGATGAGGAAGTTCCTTTTTATGAAATGGTTATTCATGGATATATGGACTACGCTGCTCCCGCAATGAATACGTCAGGGGATCAGGATCTGCGCAAACAGCTGCTCCGCAGTCTGGAGCTGGGCTCAGCTCCGCAATTTCAATGGACGTATGAACCGTCGTCCAAGCTGAAGCTGACCAATTATGATTCGGCTTATGCCACTGAATTTGCATATTGGGTAGATGAGGCGGCTGCATTATACAAGGAAGCGAATGAGGTATTAGGTCCTTTGCGGAACCAGCCAATAACCGAGCATGAACGAGTTCAGGATGGCGTTGTACGTGTCACTTACAGTGGCGGTGCAACGATTTTGGTAAATTACACGGCTGATCCGGTAACGATTGATGGAATTACCGTTGGCGGGGTGGACTATGCAGTGGAAGGAGTGAACCGATGA
- a CDS encoding YIP1 family protein, whose product MKQDYIKFPLHLIFHPIEAFWDLKSDQRGRLTVAFGALTLTIIMMILQKQYAGFLVNYIDPRTINSIGEIATVAVPFFLWCIANWAVTTLMEGEGKFREIFLATGYSLIPIILIYVPMIIISRFMVQEETAFYYLFNSIAFFWFMLLLFIGTMTVHQYTVIKTILTMLLTVIVMGIIVFLGALVFSMLQQLYEFGYNIYRELIFRT is encoded by the coding sequence GTGAAGCAGGATTACATTAAGTTTCCGCTGCATCTCATTTTTCACCCCATTGAAGCATTCTGGGATCTCAAGTCGGATCAGCGGGGCAGGTTGACCGTTGCTTTTGGAGCATTGACTCTTACCATTATCATGATGATTTTGCAAAAACAATACGCGGGGTTTCTTGTGAATTACATCGATCCTCGCACAATCAACAGCATAGGGGAGATCGCAACGGTTGCAGTACCGTTCTTTCTTTGGTGCATAGCCAACTGGGCGGTAACCACCCTGATGGAAGGTGAAGGAAAGTTCAGGGAGATTTTTCTGGCAACAGGATACTCGCTTATTCCGATTATTTTGATCTATGTCCCGATGATTATCATTAGCCGGTTTATGGTACAGGAAGAGACGGCTTTTTATTATTTATTTAATAGCATCGCGTTCTTCTGGTTCATGCTGCTGCTCTTCATTGGCACGATGACGGTACACCAGTACACCGTGATCAAAACGATCCTGACGATGCTGCTGACGGTAATTGTCATGGGCATCATCGTGTTTCTCGGCGCATTGGTGTTCAGTATGCTGCAGCAGTTATATGAATTCGGTTACAACATCTACCGCGAGTTGATTTTTCGGACCTAA
- a CDS encoding NHL repeat-containing protein, producing the protein MARTVKRWLVLLTTVSLLLVNAVPAAASPAPYESYNYNYWKEAVPSPDAYLPKQTISGNDLGIGEFKDPGDVNVSPSGQIYILDSGNSRIVVLDADYKLLRVIEGFMMDGSKESFNTPGGLFVDEEDRVYIADTGNSRVVVLDEEGQLVHTITKPESDILATNFQFQPLKLTVDRVGRVYVVAQGVYEGIMQFDEHGQFIGYVGTNKVERDYGEYIWRMLSTKAQRAQMVLFVPTEFSNVDIDSKGFVYATNIDPGSSEPIKRLNPSGEDVLKRFGYFEVKGDIRFRNNPGPSKLIDVKVLGNGMYSVLDATQNRVFTYDDEGHLLYVYGGKGNQVGTLKTPVAIEQSGDHQLVLDRGKSTLVIYEPTRFGASVNEAVALHYQGEDTEAVHIWKEVLKLNANYDIAYIGIGKSLLMEKKNEEALGYFELGMDRKSYSVAFKRYRREMMKEHFGTFLTLAIALIFIMILVRVAVKWRRRRQIDREAGLH; encoded by the coding sequence ATGGCACGCACAGTGAAAAGATGGCTTGTTCTCCTGACGACAGTATCACTGCTGCTGGTGAATGCCGTGCCTGCGGCGGCCTCCCCGGCGCCGTATGAGAGTTATAACTACAACTACTGGAAAGAGGCCGTTCCGTCACCGGATGCCTATCTGCCCAAGCAAACCATCTCGGGCAACGACCTGGGCATTGGCGAATTCAAAGACCCCGGTGATGTAAACGTTTCTCCCTCCGGGCAGATTTATATTTTGGACAGTGGCAACAGCCGAATTGTTGTCCTGGACGCGGATTATAAGCTGCTGCGGGTGATCGAAGGATTTATGATGGACGGCAGCAAGGAGAGTTTTAATACGCCAGGTGGATTATTTGTGGATGAAGAGGATCGAGTATACATCGCTGATACGGGGAACAGCCGTGTAGTTGTCCTGGATGAGGAAGGTCAGCTGGTCCATACGATTACGAAGCCGGAGTCTGATATCCTTGCTACCAATTTTCAGTTCCAACCGTTGAAATTGACTGTGGATCGGGTAGGCCGGGTGTATGTGGTGGCTCAGGGTGTTTACGAAGGCATTATGCAGTTTGACGAGCACGGTCAATTCATTGGATACGTAGGTACGAACAAGGTGGAACGCGACTACGGCGAATACATTTGGCGGATGCTCTCAACTAAAGCCCAGCGGGCGCAAATGGTTTTGTTTGTACCGACCGAGTTTTCCAATGTGGATATTGACTCCAAAGGGTTCGTATATGCGACCAATATCGACCCGGGTTCCAGCGAACCGATTAAACGTCTCAATCCATCCGGCGAGGATGTACTGAAAAGATTTGGTTATTTTGAAGTCAAAGGAGACATCAGATTCCGCAATAACCCGGGTCCGTCCAAACTGATTGATGTGAAGGTACTTGGCAACGGTATGTACAGTGTGCTGGATGCGACGCAGAACCGGGTGTTTACTTACGATGATGAAGGTCATCTGCTCTACGTATATGGAGGCAAAGGAAATCAGGTGGGAACGCTCAAAACACCAGTCGCCATAGAACAATCCGGGGATCATCAATTGGTACTGGATCGGGGGAAAAGCACTCTGGTTATCTATGAGCCAACACGGTTTGGAGCCAGCGTGAATGAGGCGGTTGCCCTTCATTATCAGGGTGAGGATACGGAGGCTGTTCATATCTGGAAAGAAGTGCTGAAGCTGAACGCCAACTATGATATCGCCTATATCGGTATCGGCAAGTCCTTGCTGATGGAGAAGAAAAACGAGGAAGCTCTGGGTTACTTCGAGCTGGGAATGGATCGCAAAAGTTATTCTGTCGCGTTCAAAAGATATCGGCGAGAGATGATGAAGGAACATTTCGGCACCTTTCTCACACTTGCCATCGCACTGATTTTCATTATGATCCTGGTCCGAGTGGCGGTTAAATGGAGACGGAGGAGGCAGATTGACCGTGAAGCAGGATTACATTAA
- a CDS encoding carbohydrate ABC transporter permease, which yields MAAIATGKKRVNRSLSGSISLFALLLVFGAFMVLPLIYAINNAFKPLDEIFTFPPTLFVKNPTFSNFTDLLNLLSDSWVPFSRYIFNTVFITGIGIVGHVLLASAAAYPLAKHKFPGKVFMFQVVVLSLMFTPAVTAIPNYMIMSWLGWIDTYWAVIIPAFAYSLGLYLMKQFMEQIPDALLEAAKIDGASEYRIFWSIVMPNVKPAWLTLIILLFQMLWGSDGNGYIYSEQLKTLHYAAGQIIQGGISRAGAGAAVALILMSVPITLFIFSQSRIIETMASSGMKE from the coding sequence ATGGCTGCAATTGCGACAGGCAAAAAAAGGGTGAACCGCTCCTTATCAGGAAGCATCTCCCTGTTTGCCCTTCTGCTCGTATTTGGTGCTTTCATGGTGCTGCCGCTGATCTATGCGATCAATAATGCGTTCAAACCGCTGGATGAGATTTTTACTTTTCCACCAACGCTATTTGTCAAAAATCCAACGTTCAGCAATTTCACGGATCTGCTGAATCTGCTGAGTGACTCGTGGGTTCCGTTCTCACGATATATATTCAACACGGTATTTATTACGGGCATTGGCATCGTGGGCCATGTGCTGCTCGCTTCTGCAGCGGCTTACCCGCTCGCCAAGCACAAATTCCCGGGCAAAGTGTTCATGTTCCAGGTCGTTGTGCTTTCCCTGATGTTCACGCCTGCCGTGACAGCCATTCCCAACTATATGATCATGTCATGGCTGGGTTGGATTGATACGTATTGGGCCGTCATTATTCCGGCATTCGCCTATTCATTGGGTCTGTATTTGATGAAGCAGTTCATGGAGCAGATCCCGGATGCGTTGCTGGAAGCAGCCAAAATTGACGGTGCCAGTGAATACCGGATTTTCTGGTCCATTGTCATGCCCAATGTAAAGCCAGCCTGGCTCACATTGATCATTCTGCTGTTCCAGATGCTGTGGGGCAGTGATGGCAATGGATACATCTACAGTGAACAGCTCAAGACCTTGCACTATGCGGCGGGTCAGATCATTCAGGGCGGGATATCCCGGGCCGGGGCAGGTGCTGCGGTAGCACTTATTTTGATGAGTGTGCCCATTACGCTATTCATTTTCTCCCAGAGCCGCATCATTGAGACGATGGCGAGTTCGGGCATGAAGGAATAA
- a CDS encoding carbohydrate ABC transporter permease produces MGMKSWWSWKLKEIKASKHSYVLLAPYMILFIMFTVIPVVISIILSFTYFNMLEFPRFIGWQNYTRLFLEDDVFLIAIKNTLLFAIITGPISYIACFVFAWIINELTPKWRAFMTLIFYAPSISGNVYFIWLMIFSGDRYGIANGLLIKWGFLLEPIQWLKTEAYIMPILILVQLWLSLGTGFLAFIAGLQTVDRTLYEAGAVDGIKNRWQELWYITLPSMRPQLMFGAVIQLTTSFAVADVSIALAGFPSVNYAAETVVTHLIDFGTTRFEMGYASAIATVLFMIMVGTNLLVQKLLRRVGE; encoded by the coding sequence ATGGGTATGAAATCATGGTGGTCCTGGAAGCTCAAGGAAATAAAGGCCAGCAAACATTCCTATGTGCTGCTAGCTCCTTATATGATCCTATTCATCATGTTCACTGTGATTCCGGTGGTCATCTCCATCATACTCAGCTTCACCTATTTCAACATGCTGGAGTTTCCGCGTTTTATTGGCTGGCAGAACTATACCCGGCTGTTTCTGGAGGATGACGTATTTCTGATTGCCATCAAAAATACGTTGCTGTTTGCCATTATTACCGGACCCATCAGTTATATTGCCTGTTTCGTATTTGCGTGGATCATTAATGAACTAACACCCAAATGGAGAGCGTTCATGACGCTGATTTTCTATGCGCCATCCATTTCGGGGAATGTCTATTTTATCTGGCTGATGATTTTCTCGGGGGATCGTTACGGTATAGCCAATGGATTGCTGATCAAATGGGGATTTCTGCTGGAGCCAATCCAGTGGTTGAAAACGGAAGCCTACATTATGCCAATTCTCATTCTGGTGCAATTGTGGCTCAGTCTTGGCACAGGCTTTCTGGCGTTTATCGCCGGTTTGCAGACCGTTGACCGGACGTTATATGAAGCTGGCGCGGTAGACGGGATCAAAAATCGCTGGCAGGAGCTCTGGTATATTACCCTGCCTTCGATGCGCCCGCAATTGATGTTCGGTGCGGTCATTCAACTTACGACCTCATTCGCGGTGGCCGATGTATCCATTGCGCTGGCCGGGTTCCCAAGTGTGAACTATGCGGCGGAGACGGTGGTGACCCATTTGATCGACTTTGGTACAACGCGGTTTGAGATGGGATACGCCTCGGCGATTGCAACCGTACTGTTCATGATTATGGTGGGCACCAACCTGCTGGTACAGAAACTGCTTCGAAGGGTGGGAGAATAG